In the Caballeronia sp. M1242 genome, ACGGTCACGGTTCGCGCGGATGCCACGCACCACATCACCGACCTCGCCGCGACGCTGCCGAACGTCGCCCCGCTGCCCGCGCTCGGCTACACGTGGCGCCTGCTGGAAGACGTGCGCACGGGCGCGGTCGTGCAGGTCGAGGATGCCAATCTGCTCGGCAGCATGGCGTACATCATCCGCAGCCCGGACGGCTCGCATCATTGCGTGCAGATGTGCCCGAACGAGCACGGCTACCGGAGCGCCCTGCTGATGGCCGCTTTCAGGGCAAAGCTGCCCGTGACCGTCGCCGGCGACGCCGACTACTATCTCAACGCCGTTTCCGTCGGATCGAGAGCGTTCGGGCCGAACTTCAACTGCGCGCCCGGCTATATTTCGACGACGCCGCGTTCCGGTCTCATCGACGAGATCATCGACACTGAGGCGGCCGAGACGTTGAGCGTCATCGTCAAGACGCCGGAGGCCACGCGCTATCACGCCCGAATCGACAGGCAGGAGCACGCGAACCGGCACCACCTCGCCATGCTGGCATTGCGCGCGGGCTTGCCCGTCACGCTGAGCGGTAACGAAGAGCATTACATCACGGGCATTGCGGTCGGCGCGCTGTCGTCGGACGCGGCGCCTTCCATGATCCTCTTCGGCCAGAAGCTGACCGGCATGCAGAGCGGAACGCTGGTGCGCATCATCGATTCCGACGCGCTCGACCAGATCCGCTACGTGCTGCGCGCATCCGACGGCGCGCACTTCTGCGCCCAGATGAACACCGCGAAACATTCGAGCCGGCATCAGATGCTGATGACCGCGCTGGCGCTGCATCTTCCGGTGAGCGTGACGGCCGACGCGAATTCGAACATCACGGGCGTGTCGGTCGGACTGCCGCATCGGGGCAGCCCGACGTTCCATTGCCAGGCGACGCGTTTTCCGAAGACCGAGACCGGCAGCATCGTCCGCATGATCGATTCGGACGCGCTCGGCCCCGACACCCGTTACGTGCTTCAAACGCCGGGCGGCGACGAATGGGCCGTGCCGGCGTTCGGGCGCGGGCAACCGGGGCGCGGCCCGCTGCTCGCGCTCGCGCTGACGGGCGGGCTTACCGTGACCGTCAACGGCATCGAGGGCAGAGACACGCCGCTGGAAGCCGGCAGCGTGACCGTCGCCCGCAGCTAGTGTCAGAGCGTGAACGTTGTGACTGCGTGAATGAGCAGCCCGACCGCGCCGCCGACGAGCGTGCCGTTCACGCGAATGAACTGGAGGTCGCGCCCGATGTTCAGCTCGACGTCGCGCACCAGCGTGGCGTCGTCCCATTGCTTGACGGTCGCGGCGATGTGCTTCGCAATGCCTTCGCGCAACTCGGGCGCGAGGGCCTTCAGCGCATCGCGCATATGCTCGTTGATCGAATCGCGCAGCAGCGGATCGCCGCCGAGCGCCTGCGCGAAACCCGCCGCGACGGCCACCACTTTCGAGTGCAGCGCGGAATCGGGGCGCTTCAGGTCAGCGGCGAGCCACGCGGTGAACTCGTCCCACAGGCCGTCCACGTAGCCGCGCAGTTCCGGGCGATCGAGCCATTCGCGCTTGTGTTCGTCGATGCGCGCCTTGAACGCGGGATCAGACTTCAGGCGCTCGACAAAGCGTTCCACTGCGGCATCGAAGGCTTTGCGGCGTTCGTGCTCCGGGTCGCTCGTCACGTCGTGCAGCCACTGGTTCGCGCCGCGCACAAGGCCCGCCGCGAACTTGTTGCCGAGATCGCCCGCATCGAGCCCGACGAAGCCGAGCATGCCGATGAGCTTCGGATACTCCTCGCCCGCCACCGCGACGATGCGCGTCGCGAGCATCTCCTGCACCTCGGGCTTGTCGAGCCACGCCGCCATTTGCTTGAGGCCTTCGTCGAGCAGCAGTTGATGACGTCTGTCAGCAGTAAGCGTCGAAAGCAGATTGCCCGCGGCGGCGGAAAGATCGAAGGCCTCGGCGCGGCGGCGGATCGCGTCGTGGAGCATGGACTTGATGCGCGTGTCGTCGATGAAAGCCAGCAACTGGCCGACCGCTCCGACCGCGCGATTGCCGAGCAGCCCGGCGTTTTTCGGCTCCGCGAGCCACACCGACAGGCGGCTTGCCGGATCGAACGCATCGACGCGCGCAATGAGCGCATCCGTGCCGAGAAAGCGGTCGCGCACGAACACGGCGAGGTTGTCGGCCACGCGCGCCTTGTTCGCGGGCAGGATGGCCGTGTGCGGCACCGGCACGCCGAGCGGATGGCGAAACAGCGCGACGACCGCGAACCAGTCCGCGAGTGCGCCGACCATCGCGGCTTCCGCGAACGCGGACACCCACGCCCACGCGCCGGCGTCGTGCTGGCTCTTCGCGATGGCGAACAGCACGCCCGCGCCGACGAGCAACGCGGCGGCGAACCACTTCATCCTTTTCAGGGCTACGGCTTTATCCTGCGTTTCCATCTGCTTGTCGGTATAGAAGTGTGGAAGCGCGCAAGCATATCAACGCCCTTGCTGCAACTTCAAGAGCGCATCCATGGCGCGGCCGGCTGCTTCGACCGGCACGAAGATGTGATCGTGATAGGCCGCTGCCATCACATTGCAGCTGATGCCTGCGTCGCCGAGCGCGCGAGCGAACGCGGCGGTCAGCCCGACCGCGTTCAGGTCCGAGTGCACGGTGAGCGTGATCCACGCTGCGCGAAAGAGCGGCGTGACGCCAGCCGCTTGCGCCGCGCCTTCTTCCATGACAACAGTCAGCCCTTCGCGCTCGCGAAACGTCGCGACGATGCCCGCGCCGCCCGGCGCGGCGTCGTGCGGCAGCGACGCGAACACATAGACGCCGGGCTGAAGCTCCGGCTGCATGGACGCCAGCAGCGTCCGCAGGTCGGAAACCGGCGGCGGCGTCATCAGGCGGCATCCTCGGCAGGCCGCGTTCTGCCGAGCACCGGCCGCAGCGCCGTTCCCGTATGGCTGCGCGGATGACTCGCGAGCGTGTCCGGGTCCGCCGCCGCGACGATGGTCCCGCCGTTCACGCCGCCTTCCGGCCCGAGATCCAGCACCCAGTCGGCTTCCGCGATCACGTCGAGATCGTGCTCGATCACGATCACGCTATGGCCGCCGTCCACCAGCCGGTGCAGCACGCGAATCAGCTTCGCCACGTCCGCCATGTGCAAGCCGACGGTCGGTTCGTCCAGCACATAGAGCGTATGCGGCGGCTTTTGGCCGCGCCGCGTGATGTCGTCGCGCACCTTCGACAACTCGGTGACGAGCTTGATGCGCTGCGCCTCGCCGCCCGAGAGCGTCGGCGACGGCTGGCCGAGCGTCAGATAACCGAGGCCCACGTCCTTCATCAATTGCAGCGGATGCGCGATGCTTGGCATCGACGCGAAAAACTCGACGGCCTCGTCGATCTCCATGGTCAGCACTTCGCCGATGTTCTTGCCGCGCCACGTCACCGCGAGCGTCTCGGGATTGAAGCGCTGGCCGTGACACACGTCGCACGGAACCTTGACGTCCGGCAGGAAGTTCATCGCGATGGTGCGCACGCCTTGCCCTTCGCACGCGGGGCAGCGCCCGTTGCCCGTATTGAACGAGAAGCGCGACGGCGTATAGCCGCGCGCCCGCGCTTCGAGCGTGTCCGCGAAGAGCTTGCGGATGGTGTCCCACATGCCGATGTAGGTCGCCGGGCACGAACGCGGCGTCTTGCCGATCGGCGTCTGATCGACTTCCAGCACGCGGTCGATGGACTCGAAACCGGTAACGCCCGAGCAGCCTTGCCATGCGTGGACCACATCGAACTTCGGGCGCGGCGTTTCGCGGGCGAGCACGCTCGCGCGCGATTTCGCGGCCGGGGCGTCGGCCTGCGCCGCCTTGCGCGCGCGCCGCACCGCCGGCGACGACAGCACCGAGCGGCCGACGGCATCGAGCAGGTTCGTCATGAGCACGTCGCGGGCGAGCGTCGATTTGCCCGAGCCGGAGACGCCCGTGATCGCAACGAGCCGGTTCAGCGGCACGCTGGCGGTCACGTTGCGCAGGTTGTGCAGCGTCGCGTTCTCGACCGTGAGCCATTGCTCCGGCACCGCCGGGCGCTTGCCGACGGCCGCGCGCACTTCGCGGCGCGGCTGCAACGGATGCACGATCGGGTTCGCGAGCATCTGCCCGGTCAGCGACGCCTTGTGCGCCGCGAGATCCGTCACGCTGCCCTGCGCGACCACCGTGCCGCCGCGCTTGCCCGCGCCCGGCCCGATATCGATGATGTGATCCGCGCGCCGGATCGTGTCCTCGTCGTGCTCCACGACGACGAGCGTGTTGCCCTTGTCGTTCAGCTTCTTGAGCGCGCTCAAGAGGATCAGGTTGTCGCGCGGATGCAGGCCGATGGTCGGTTCATCCAGCACATAGCAGACGCCTTGCAGGTTGCTGCCGAGTTGCGCGGCGAGACGGATGCGCTGCGCTTCGCCGCCCGAAAGCGTCGGCGCGGCGCGGTCGAGACTCAGATAACCGAGCCCGACTTCTTCCAGAAACTGAAGGCGCCCTTCGATTTCGCTGACCACGTCGCGGGCGATGTCCGCGTCGCGGCCCGTCAGCTTCAGCGTCGCGATCCACTCGCGCGTGTCCGTCACGGTCCAGCGCCCGACCTCGGTGATCGGATAGTTGCCGAACGTCACCGCGCGCGCGACGTCGTTGAGGCGCGTGCCTTCGCAGTCCGCGCACGGCTGATCGACGATATCGTCCGGTTCCTGATCCACCGAGCCGATGCTCTGCTCGCGGCCGCGATCATCCTGCGCGAACACCGTATCGTCGAACGCGGCGCGCTGCTCGCGCGTCAGCTTGACGCCCGTGCCGACGCACGTATTGCACCAGCCATGCTTGCTGTTGTACGAGAACATGCGCGGGTCGAGTTCCGGATAGCTCGTGCCGCAGACCGGACACGCGCGCTTGGTCGAAAACACGATGCTTTCTTCGCTGCCGCGCCGCTTGCCGCTGGAGAGCGCGCCGTGCAGTTCGTCGAGCGGCGCGCACAGATGCATGACGCCCTTGCCGATTTCGAGCGTCTCGTCGAGCAGACGCCGCAGGTCCGCTTCGTTCTCCGCCGACACGACGAGATCCGCGACCGGCAACTCGATGGTGTGTTCGCGGAAGCGGTCGAGCTTCGGCCACGGATCGACCGGCAGAAAGTCGCCGTCCACGCGCAGATGCGTGTTGCCGCGCGCTTTCGCCCACTTCGCGAGATCGGTATAGACGCCCTTGCGGTTCACCACGAGCGGCGCGAGCAAGCCCACATGCTGCCCCTTGAAGTCGCGCAGAATCTGCGCGGTGATCTGCTCGGAGCTTTGCGCCTGAACCGGCGTGCCGTCGTGAATGCAATGCTGGATGCCGAGCTTCACGTACAAGAGGCGCAGGAAGTGCCAGACTTCCGAAGTCGTCGCGACCGTGCTCTTGCGCCCGCCGCGCGACAGCCGCTGCTCGATGGCAACCGTCGGCGGAATGCCGTAGACCGCATCGACCTCGGGACGGCCCGCCGGCTGCACGATGGAGCGCGCATACGCGTTCAGCGACTCCAGATAACGCCGCTGTCCTTCGTGGAACAGAATATCGAACGCGAGCGTGGACTTGCCCGAGCCGGACACGCCCGTCACCACGTTGAACTTGTTGTGCGGGATGTCGACATCGAGCGACTTCAGGTTGTGCTCGCGCGCATTGACGATGCGCACCACATCCTCGCCCTGCAATGCGCGCCGCGCGCTCGCCACTTCCGCCGCCAGTTGCAGCGGCACGCCCGCGCGCTTTTCCGCCGCGCCGGGCGTCATGGCTTCTTCGTAGTCGAGGAGCGCGCGGCCCGTGTGCGACTGCTCGCAAGCCGCGACGTCATCGGGCGTGCCGACGCACACCACTTGACCGCCGCCGTCGCCGCCTTCCGGACCGAGATCGATGATCCAGTCCGCCGCGCGAATCACGTCGAGATTGTGCTCGATGAC is a window encoding:
- a CDS encoding DUF445 domain-containing protein, which translates into the protein METQDKAVALKRMKWFAAALLVGAGVLFAIAKSQHDAGAWAWVSAFAEAAMVGALADWFAVVALFRHPLGVPVPHTAILPANKARVADNLAVFVRDRFLGTDALIARVDAFDPASRLSVWLAEPKNAGLLGNRAVGAVGQLLAFIDDTRIKSMLHDAIRRRAEAFDLSAAAGNLLSTLTADRRHQLLLDEGLKQMAAWLDKPEVQEMLATRIVAVAGEEYPKLIGMLGFVGLDAGDLGNKFAAGLVRGANQWLHDVTSDPEHERRKAFDAAVERFVERLKSDPAFKARIDEHKREWLDRPELRGYVDGLWDEFTAWLAADLKRPDSALHSKVVAVAAGFAQALGGDPLLRDSINEHMRDALKALAPELREGIAKHIAATVKQWDDATLVRDVELNIGRDLQFIRVNGTLVGGAVGLLIHAVTTFTL
- a CDS encoding ACT domain-containing protein, with translation MTPPPVSDLRTLLASMQPELQPGVYVFASLPHDAAPGGAGIVATFREREGLTVVMEEGAAQAAGVTPLFRAAWITLTVHSDLNAVGLTAAFARALGDAGISCNVMAAAYHDHIFVPVEAAGRAMDALLKLQQGR
- the uvrA gene encoding excinuclease ABC subunit UvrA — encoded protein: MASNNAIRIRGARQHNLKNLDIDLHTGQMTVVTGPSGSGKSSLVFDTLYAEGQRRYVETFSAYARQFLDRMDRPQVDRVDGVPPAIAIDQTNPVRSSRSTVGTMTELNDHLKLFYARAAELFDRKTAHRVRHDTPETIYAELLERTRDADPRLAVTFPVELPDTTSDDEVAQWLSASGYTRVQAKRHVQTEAGARQVLDVVADRFRLQGTERSRALEAIEGALLRGSGRVNVYVLKDETEPDIWRFSTGLHSPESDLRYADPQPALFSFNSAYGACETCRGFGRVIGVDYGLVIPDEKKTLREGAIKTLQTPAWKENQDDLVRYGAKAGIRLGVPWSELTQKERDWVIHGSPDWTGKWGSQWYGVQRFFDYLESKAYKMHIRVLLSKYRSYTTCPACAGARLKTESLLWRLGTKEQADAVLTPADRFLPNGVDWTRDQLEALPGLTVHDLMLMPIERIRRFFDSLTLPSTLLDEALKLLHAEVRTRLKYLCDVGLGYLTLDRQSRTLSGGEVQRINLTTALGTSLVNTLFVLDEPSIGLHPRDLNRIVEAMHRLRDAGNTLVVVEHDPSVMLAADRLIDMGPGPGERGGQIVYDGTPDDIQSSDTLTGAYLGGRKHVAHASNWTRRAVDANSPRLVLEGASDHNLRDVTVEIPLERLVCVTGVSGSGKSTLIQDVLAPALMRHFGKATEAPGAFRALRGADQLSDVVFVDQSPIGRTARSNPASYVGAFDEIRKLFAKAPLAAQRGYGASMFSFNSGDGRCPTCGGSGFEHVEMQFLSDVYLRCPDCDGRRYRAEILDVKIERGGRELSVADVLELTVSEAVECFAGDADVLRVLQPIIDVGLEYVKLGQPVPTLSGGEAQRLKLAGFLAETASPNQKARLFMFDEPTTGLHFDDIAKLMQALRRLLERGHSLIVIEHNLDVIRAADWIIDLGPEGGDGGGQVVCVGTPDDVAACEQSHTGRALLDYEEAMTPGAAEKRAGVPLQLAAEVASARRALQGEDVVRIVNAREHNLKSLDVDIPHNKFNVVTGVSGSGKSTLAFDILFHEGQRRYLESLNAYARSIVQPAGRPEVDAVYGIPPTVAIEQRLSRGGRKSTVATTSEVWHFLRLLYVKLGIQHCIHDGTPVQAQSSEQITAQILRDFKGQHVGLLAPLVVNRKGVYTDLAKWAKARGNTHLRVDGDFLPVDPWPKLDRFREHTIELPVADLVVSAENEADLRRLLDETLEIGKGVMHLCAPLDELHGALSSGKRRGSEESIVFSTKRACPVCGTSYPELDPRMFSYNSKHGWCNTCVGTGVKLTREQRAAFDDTVFAQDDRGREQSIGSVDQEPDDIVDQPCADCEGTRLNDVARAVTFGNYPITEVGRWTVTDTREWIATLKLTGRDADIARDVVSEIEGRLQFLEEVGLGYLSLDRAAPTLSGGEAQRIRLAAQLGSNLQGVCYVLDEPTIGLHPRDNLILLSALKKLNDKGNTLVVVEHDEDTIRRADHIIDIGPGAGKRGGTVVAQGSVTDLAAHKASLTGQMLANPIVHPLQPRREVRAAVGKRPAVPEQWLTVENATLHNLRNVTASVPLNRLVAITGVSGSGKSTLARDVLMTNLLDAVGRSVLSSPAVRRARKAAQADAPAAKSRASVLARETPRPKFDVVHAWQGCSGVTGFESIDRVLEVDQTPIGKTPRSCPATYIGMWDTIRKLFADTLEARARGYTPSRFSFNTGNGRCPACEGQGVRTIAMNFLPDVKVPCDVCHGQRFNPETLAVTWRGKNIGEVLTMEIDEAVEFFASMPSIAHPLQLMKDVGLGYLTLGQPSPTLSGGEAQRIKLVTELSKVRDDITRRGQKPPHTLYVLDEPTVGLHMADVAKLIRVLHRLVDGGHSVIVIEHDLDVIAEADWVLDLGPEGGVNGGTIVAAADPDTLASHPRSHTGTALRPVLGRTRPAEDAA